One window of Sulfurospirillum sp. 1612 genomic DNA carries:
- a CDS encoding energy-coupling factor ABC transporter ATP-binding protein: protein MIDLEHISFEYEDKCALDTIDLKIETGEKVVLLGSNGSGKSTLLRLLAGLYFANSGTYFFEKEPIKKRKVGKDFRKKVGVLFQNPESMIFNPTVYDEIAFSLKEFDFDNIEDRVVKISKEMGIEKHLKKSPLSLSGGEKQKVMLASILVYEPQLLLLDEPTAAMDPRSSGWFIDFMIDIQKTVVLATHDLSHAYEMSERAIVISEEHKKIYDGDIEVLFEDLDLLQKANLIHKHKVKKNIYNTKYHLHFKGEGHV from the coding sequence TTGATTGATTTAGAACATATTTCATTTGAGTATGAAGATAAATGTGCACTTGATACGATTGATTTAAAAATTGAAACTGGTGAAAAAGTCGTACTTTTGGGTAGTAATGGCAGTGGAAAATCTACGTTGCTGCGATTATTGGCCGGACTATATTTTGCCAATAGTGGCACGTATTTTTTTGAAAAAGAGCCCATCAAAAAAAGAAAAGTTGGGAAAGATTTTCGAAAAAAAGTTGGAGTTTTATTTCAAAATCCTGAGAGTATGATTTTTAATCCTACCGTTTATGATGAGATTGCTTTTTCACTCAAAGAGTTTGATTTTGATAATATCGAAGACCGCGTTGTCAAAATCTCAAAAGAGATGGGCATCGAAAAACATCTCAAAAAATCACCGCTTAGCCTAAGTGGTGGCGAAAAACAAAAGGTCATGTTGGCTTCTATTTTGGTGTATGAACCACAGCTTTTGCTCTTAGATGAGCCAACGGCTGCGATGGATCCTAGGTCATCAGGGTGGTTTATCGATTTTATGATTGATATCCAAAAAACCGTCGTACTGGCTACCCATGATCTCAGTCATGCTTATGAGATGAGTGAGCGTGCCATTGTGATTAGTGAGGAGCATAAAAAGATTTATGATGGCGATATAGAGGTTTTATTTGAGGATTTGGATTTGCTCCAAAAAGCCAATCTCATTCACA